Part of the Candidatus Chlorohelix allophototropha genome, TGCTCAACTTCTTCCTTAATAAAAGAAGGACCTATATAGGCATCCACAAACCCTTCAAAATGTCGATTTATCAACAATGCCAGCCGGATAAAGCCTCGCGACCAAGCATCATATTTATTTTCCATTGTATTTTTCTCCCTTCACGGATTTTATTTTAAAATAAAGAGCCTAAGCCATTTGACGGTATTTAAGGTTCTTTTTAACTATAAGCGAAAGTTCACATAGCAAGATTGTAACATTTTCATGTATGCCAGGTACATCTTGAACTCAAGCAAGTTAAAAGGGGTTTGACAATGTAATGGTTTTATTTCTATAATGCAGCATACGTTTAGTATAAATACTTACGTGGGGTTCTGCCTTCAGAAAGCTAGCTCACACCCGTGCCAACGCTTAACTGCTCGAACCCGATACCCGTCCTGATAACACTAACGGGTAAGAGTGTAGTATCCTTGCCTTTTCGCCGTTCCAGTAATTGCGTTACGAGAAAAGGGCAGGGTTAGTAGGAGGTTAGTACATAACGGTGTCTCAATATGATGAACCCGACTCCAGAGGTGGTAGTAGCACTGCGGAAGCTCCAAGACCCGAAGAAAATTCCGATAATCAAGATCGTGAACATTTCCATAAATTTGTAAGCAGCCCACGAGTCGAAGCCCGACTATTGTTGGATGAGATCGCAGGGGTTGCGCCTGCCAAGCGCCGCAAACCATCTGACCACAATACCCTTAGAATAATTCGTAAAGTTGTTTTTTCTCCTCTTACATCGCTGCTGTGGATTCTCAAACTGATTTTACGACCTCTTATAAAGCTCGACCTCGCCTTGTTACGCGAGATGCGAAGGTTCTTAAAACACCCCGGTACTTTTTTCTGGTTTAATCGGCTTGCTCCTGAAGCAGCCGCGCAACACTTTGGAACAACCTCAACCGATGAAATGACTCACCATGCCCGTCGTTATGCCGCGCATGTCGCGGTTATGGGTTTAGCTTTGGTGGTAGTAGCCGGAGGCGGTTTCAGTGGTGCGGTAAAACAGATTCTTAATCCCGAAGCGCATATGCCCGTCAGCAATGAACTTACCGACGGCGGCTATTTAACGGTTACCGGAAACATGAAGGGTATCGTACTAAATAGCCTCGGTACTACCGATACCGGAACCAAGCGAGTCAAAGTGTACACCGTACAATCGGGCGATACCCTGCGCAATCTCGCCACCCGAAACAATATAAGCCTTGAAACTATCCTGTATGCCAATCAGATAGATGACCCGGATCAGGAAATAAAATCGGGCGACAAACTGGTAATTCCGCCTGTTACCGGTATGTGGCACGTAGTAACTCGTAGCTCTTTTGAGGTGGACACTATTGCCTCTATAGCGGCGCGGTATAATGTTGATCCCAAAGTAATTATAGATTACGCCCCTAATCAGCTAGCCGGAGTGGACATTAAACAACCCCTCAAACCCGGTAATGATGTTATGGTTCCCGGTGGGGTCAAACCCTTACGCGACACCCTATTACTTTACAAGGTGCGTGCTGGCGAAACAATGCAATCTATCGCCGATAAATTTGGCATTTCCCGCGAGACCATTGCTATTTTTAACGGTCCCGACGAAGCGCCATTGCAAGAGGTTACACCCGGTCTAGAGATTACCATCTTACCAGTTAGCGGGATACGGGTAAGAGTATTGCAGAACGATAATGTAACAAAAATAGCGCAACGTTTCTCTGTACCGGTGGAAAACATTGTAGGGTTGTCCCTCAATAACCTGCAAAGTAAGGATACACCGCTTACCGTAGGCGATTATCTGATAGTGCCTAACGGCATAGTTCCGGCAGCGGCTGTCGCTGCCCCACGCTCAACCACCAGTGGTGGTGCGAAAGCAAGCGAGTCGAGCCGTTATGTGTACATACCGCCTGCGCCTAGTAGCTCTTCCTCTAGCGCCAGTCGCAACCCCTTTGGAGCGCTTTCTGCTCCACCACCGGGTGCGCCGGTAGGTACTACCGGGAGTATGATGTGGCCCATGCGTGGGCTTATTACCACCTATTACGGGCAACGCATCTGGTACGGTATCCATCAGGGATTAGACATTTCAACGACGGTTAATACCCCGATTGTAGCAGCAGACGGTGGGGTGGTGCTATCCGCCGGTTGGTCGAACGATGGTTATGGCATAATGGTGCTGATAGCGCATAGCAACGGTCTGTACACGTTATATGGGCACTTCAACTCAATTTCGGTTCGAGCAGGGCAACAGGTTGTAAAAGGACAGCGTTTAGGGCTGGAGGGTAGTACCGGTAATTCGACCGGACCGCACTTGCACTTTGAGGTACGCTGGGGAAGCATTTACGGTCAAACTTACGATCCGTTACGCTT contains:
- a CDS encoding peptidoglycan DD-metalloendopeptidase family protein; its protein translation is MSQYDEPDSRGGSSTAEAPRPEENSDNQDREHFHKFVSSPRVEARLLLDEIAGVAPAKRRKPSDHNTLRIIRKVVFSPLTSLLWILKLILRPLIKLDLALLREMRRFLKHPGTFFWFNRLAPEAAAQHFGTTSTDEMTHHARRYAAHVAVMGLALVVVAGGGFSGAVKQILNPEAHMPVSNELTDGGYLTVTGNMKGIVLNSLGTTDTGTKRVKVYTVQSGDTLRNLATRNNISLETILYANQIDDPDQEIKSGDKLVIPPVTGMWHVVTRSSFEVDTIASIAARYNVDPKVIIDYAPNQLAGVDIKQPLKPGNDVMVPGGVKPLRDTLLLYKVRAGETMQSIADKFGISRETIAIFNGPDEAPLQEVTPGLEITILPVSGIRVRVLQNDNVTKIAQRFSVPVENIVGLSLNNLQSKDTPLTVGDYLIVPNGIVPAAAVAAPRSTTSGGAKASESSRYVYIPPAPSSSSSSASRNPFGALSAPPPGAPVGTTGSMMWPMRGLITTYYGQRIWYGIHQGLDISTTVNTPIVAADGGVVLSAGWSNDGYGIMVLIAHSNGLYTLYGHFNSISVRAGQQVVKGQRLGLEGSTGNSTGPHLHFEVRWGSIYGQTYDPLRFLR